From one Nitrospira sp. MA-1 genomic stretch:
- a CDS encoding FG-GAP-like repeat-containing protein yields MNNRAIKFSAKPTNSAFIAGLVSLLGMLFNLGWTNTAGGETDLNGDGRADLVWRNTSTGATGLWLMNGTTIEATAFPGGVPLAWQIAGVGDVTGDGQADVIWRNSNSGTMAIWVMNGLSITRTGFPGTTSIDWTIQGVGDLDGNGRADLVWRNTSTGATALWLMNGTTIGNIAFPGAMPLAWQIAGVGDVTGDGQADVIWRDSNSGSMAIWVMNGLSITRTGFPGTTSIDWTIQGVGDLDGNGRADLVWRNTSTGATALWLMNGTTIGNIAFPGGVPLAWQIVGVGDVTGNGQVDVIWRNSNSGTMAVWVMNGLTIARVGFPGSAPTDWIISGRGDVPSTIIQTGTVSGQVTSSANGEVVAGAIIRTTAGNTTSAADGRFTVAAGIGERIVVHVEATGFAEAFPVVRVSAGQMTNLGVRLLPTGVIASMAVANGASVTIPNSTAQVPIPPNGLVPRSGGASAGTVNVAVTPINPALDINLMPGDFRGVSARNGSQVPIESFGAMLIDVRDATGTRYNLAPGMTSTIRIPVGTLSPTLPPTIPLFFFDENTGLWIEEGTAELQGLAPNHYYEGTVRRISYWNAGLIFETVVAEGCVHNAANQPVPNVLVQTLGINYSGAASVRTAADGTFRVPLRRDSTAVLIALDGTRLSSTLAIGPSSTNFPLSPCLILTSPTNGLSIKLTWGAQPSDLDSHIFSPNGDHVYFANKGSFGTLPFARLDVDDRTGFGPEVITIARLMKGTYQYLVHNFSGSFNPGMIGSPARVELTRDGASTVYVPPSGEGTTRYWHVFNILVDAQCLVSIVPVNRWESAPSRPSVSPPTLCPAN; encoded by the coding sequence ATGAACAATCGGGCAATCAAATTTTCGGCTAAACCCACAAATTCCGCCTTTATTGCTGGCTTAGTTTCTCTATTAGGTATGCTGTTCAACCTAGGCTGGACCAATACAGCAGGTGGCGAAACCGACCTGAATGGCGATGGCAGAGCTGACCTGGTATGGCGCAATACTAGTACCGGCGCCACAGGCCTTTGGCTTATGAATGGGACCACAATAGAGGCCACGGCCTTTCCAGGTGGCGTGCCCTTGGCATGGCAGATCGCGGGCGTAGGCGATGTGACGGGGGATGGACAGGCCGATGTCATCTGGCGCAATAGCAATTCGGGCACGATGGCGATATGGGTAATGAACGGCTTGAGCATCACCCGGACAGGATTCCCCGGCACGACCTCGATAGACTGGACCATTCAGGGGGTCGGTGATTTGGATGGCAACGGCAGGGCTGACCTGGTATGGCGCAATACCAGTACCGGCGCCACGGCCCTTTGGCTCATGAATGGGACCACAATTGGAAACATCGCCTTTCCAGGTGCCATGCCCTTGGCATGGCAGATTGCGGGCGTAGGCGATGTGACGGGGGATGGACAGGCCGATGTCATCTGGCGCGATAGCAATTCAGGCTCGATGGCGATATGGGTGATGAACGGCTTGAGCATCACCCGGACAGGATTCCCCGGCACGACCTCGATAGACTGGACCATTCAGGGGGTCGGTGATTTGGATGGCAACGGCAGGGCTGACCTGGTATGGCGCAATACCAGTACCGGCGCCACGGCCCTTTGGCTCATGAATGGGACCACAATTGGAAACATCGCCTTTCCAGGTGGCGTGCCCTTGGCATGGCAAATCGTGGGCGTAGGCGATGTGACGGGAAATGGGCAGGTCGATGTCATCTGGCGCAATAGCAATTCGGGCACGATGGCGGTGTGGGTAATGAACGGCTTGACCATCGCTAGAGTAGGTTTCCCTGGCAGCGCCCCGACGGACTGGATAATTTCCGGCCGAGGGGACGTACCATCGACGATCATTCAGACAGGCACCGTGTCAGGCCAGGTAACGTCCTCCGCGAATGGTGAAGTGGTAGCCGGCGCCATTATACGCACAACTGCCGGGAATACCACGTCTGCGGCAGATGGCCGTTTTACCGTTGCGGCTGGTATAGGAGAGCGAATTGTAGTTCATGTCGAGGCCACAGGCTTTGCGGAAGCCTTTCCGGTTGTTCGCGTGTCGGCTGGCCAGATGACCAATCTCGGGGTTCGGCTCCTTCCCACTGGAGTTATTGCGTCAATGGCAGTCGCAAATGGCGCCAGCGTGACAATCCCGAATTCGACTGCTCAAGTGCCAATTCCGCCCAATGGCCTTGTCCCAAGGTCCGGAGGAGCATCCGCTGGCACTGTTAATGTGGCGGTCACTCCGATCAACCCTGCCCTTGATATCAACTTGATGCCCGGTGATTTTAGGGGCGTGTCTGCAAGAAACGGATCCCAAGTTCCAATTGAAAGCTTTGGCGCGATGCTAATCGATGTGCGCGATGCAACTGGAACACGTTACAACCTCGCACCCGGGATGACCTCAACCATTCGCATTCCAGTTGGAACCCTTTCTCCCACTCTTCCGCCAACCATTCCGCTCTTCTTCTTCGACGAAAACACTGGATTATGGATTGAAGAAGGCACAGCAGAACTCCAAGGCCTGGCGCCCAATCATTACTATGAAGGGACCGTGAGGCGAATTAGTTACTGGAATGCGGGTCTAATATTTGAAACAGTCGTTGCGGAAGGTTGTGTTCATAACGCAGCCAATCAGCCCGTCCCAAATGTACTTGTGCAAACATTGGGAATCAATTATTCCGGTGCAGCATCAGTCAGAACGGCCGCCGATGGTACTTTTAGGGTTCCCTTACGTCGAGACAGCACGGCAGTTCTTATTGCTCTTGATGGAACTAGACTAAGCAGTACGCTAGCTATTGGCCCTAGCAGTACAAACTTTCCGTTGTCCCCCTGCCTTATTCTGACCTCGCCAACGAACGGATTAAGTATAAAGCTGACGTGGGGTGCTCAACCATCCGATCTCGATTCACACATTTTTTCCCCAAACGGGGATCATGTCTATTTCGCTAACAAAGGGAGCTTTGGGACTCTTCCATTTGCAAGGCTTGATGTCGACGATAGGACTGGGTTTGGTCCTGAGGTAATAACTATTGCACGATTAATGAAGGGAACCTATCAGTATCTTGTGCATAATTTCAGTGGGTCATTTAATCCTGGAATGATTGGTTCTCCTGCGCGTGTCGAATTGACGCGGGATGGTGCATCGACAGTCTATGTGCCGCCATCTGGTGAAGGGACAACTCGGTATTGGCATGTCTTCAATATACTTGTCGATGCTCAGTGTCTTGTGAGCATTGTACCGGTTAATAGATGGGAAAGTGCACCATCTAGACCATCTGTTTCTCCTCCCACGCTCTGCCCGGCAAATTAG
- a CDS encoding thiamine pyrophosphate-binding protein, with protein MSDSYTIGTLLLDRLYKLGLHHIFGIPGDYVLTLFKLIEESPIRHIGTTREDCAGFAADAYARIHGIGGACVTYCVGGLNMVNAVACAYAERSPVVLISGSPGLNERVNNPFLHHMVRDFSTQRDVFEKVTVASVVLDDPHTAEREIDRALKALMQFKRPIYLEIPRDLVMTPVQVASTSPPKVTACQSDPAALKEAVAEVRGILSGSERPIILAGAEIHRFGLQDQLTELVEHMHVPIATTLLGKSVIREDHPLNIGVYGGLVGREEILEFVENADCLLTLGTLLTDVEDAKAHATLLATGRTVHATADSIAIKHHKYEDVRFEDFIRALVASPLPSFPARALPPRDSVRFDPPGPEAAVTLRNVFGYLDGLLNDKTVVIADVGESLFAAADLRVRKSAEFLSPAYYTSMGFSVPAALGAGFADPGLRPLVLVGDGAFQMTGTELSTCIRYAQAPIVVVLNNRGYGTEREILEGPFNDLYEWQYEKICDLLGGGVGHRVGTFGDLVQALTIAVDDHKQVHVLNVLLDPGDRSTAMKRVAQRLAKRMTGH; from the coding sequence ATGAGTGATTCCTACACCATTGGCACACTTCTCCTGGACCGTCTGTACAAGCTGGGACTGCATCATATTTTTGGCATTCCCGGCGATTATGTGCTGACCCTCTTTAAGCTCATCGAAGAATCGCCTATCCGGCACATCGGAACAACCCGGGAAGATTGTGCTGGCTTTGCAGCGGATGCCTATGCGCGCATACATGGGATTGGCGGCGCATGTGTGACCTATTGCGTCGGTGGTCTGAATATGGTTAATGCCGTTGCCTGTGCCTATGCCGAGCGGTCGCCGGTGGTGTTGATCTCCGGCTCACCCGGCCTGAATGAACGAGTCAATAATCCCTTCCTTCATCACATGGTTCGTGATTTTTCGACCCAACGCGATGTCTTTGAAAAGGTTACGGTGGCCTCCGTCGTTTTAGATGACCCTCATACGGCTGAACGGGAGATTGACCGGGCCTTAAAGGCGTTAATGCAATTTAAGAGGCCGATCTATTTGGAGATTCCACGAGACCTCGTGATGACTCCCGTGCAGGTGGCTTCAACGAGTCCACCGAAAGTCACGGCCTGCCAAAGTGACCCGGCCGCCCTTAAAGAAGCCGTCGCAGAAGTTCGCGGCATTCTGTCAGGTTCCGAGCGACCGATTATTCTGGCCGGCGCCGAAATCCATCGGTTCGGTCTTCAGGACCAATTGACCGAACTGGTCGAGCATATGCATGTGCCTATCGCCACGACCTTGCTGGGGAAGTCGGTTATTCGCGAAGACCATCCATTGAATATCGGGGTGTATGGCGGATTGGTGGGACGGGAAGAAATTCTGGAGTTTGTGGAAAACGCTGACTGTCTGTTGACCCTAGGAACATTGCTCACTGATGTTGAAGACGCCAAAGCGCATGCCACGCTCCTGGCGACAGGCCGGACTGTTCATGCGACGGCGGACTCCATTGCCATTAAGCATCATAAATATGAAGACGTCCGTTTTGAAGATTTTATTCGAGCCCTGGTGGCGTCCCCCTTGCCGTCTTTCCCTGCACGAGCGCTCCCGCCACGCGATAGCGTCCGGTTTGACCCACCTGGTCCGGAAGCGGCCGTGACCCTTCGCAATGTCTTCGGATATCTGGATGGACTGCTGAATGACAAAACGGTGGTGATTGCAGATGTCGGGGAGTCGCTGTTTGCTGCGGCCGATCTACGTGTTCGAAAGAGTGCGGAGTTCCTGTCTCCGGCCTATTACACCTCCATGGGATTTAGTGTCCCTGCCGCTCTCGGTGCGGGGTTTGCCGATCCCGGACTGAGGCCACTTGTCTTAGTTGGTGACGGGGCATTCCAAATGACCGGCACTGAATTGTCCACCTGTATTCGCTATGCGCAGGCTCCAATCGTGGTGGTGTTGAATAATCGTGGCTATGGGACCGAACGGGAAATTCTTGAAGGGCCGTTTAATGACCTATATGAATGGCAGTACGAGAAGATCTGTGATTTGTTGGGTGGAGGCGTGGGCCATCGGGTGGGCACGTTTGGGGACTTAGTACAAGCGTTGACCATTGCCGTTGATGATCACAAGCAAGTCCACGTGTTGAATGTGCTGCTTGATCCTGGTGACCGATCCACCGCCATGAAACGTGTCGCCCAACGATTGGCCAAACGAATGACAGGACACTAG
- the amrB gene encoding AmmeMemoRadiSam system protein B — protein sequence MSTETVEKDSKNYPVLRNLQYSPLKQGEEQYIVLWDPSGLSSEKLVLPLNFFYLFQFFDGDHSLEQVGAEYLKKYGEFMMPDRLTKLVSDLDEKLFLEGDRLKQVQAQAFEAYRKLDARPMGFAGKQYEADPAKLRAQIDGFYASKEGPEKGKAECAGQMIRGLVAPNFELKDAGPIYAWGYQELREGQVPDVLVLIGTCHAGLEGGVAFTDKDFETPFGTVPVNRTIIDLIRKETGETFFVEDIAHLREHSLELQLPFIKHALGEEREISIVPILVDFPADTLTGGEYQQLFHRIDQFLTITKRAIQASGQQVCVIGSANLAHIGIRYGDKTPPTDFSFHRCMQIDLEMLKKVEEADPEGFAEFILKEGNQRRILGFSVIFSLMKLLKRDGEDFKGQVLRYDRGITDQFNSTVTYASIAFV from the coding sequence ATGAGTACCGAGACTGTTGAAAAAGATTCCAAAAATTACCCGGTTCTCCGGAATTTGCAATATTCCCCGCTAAAGCAGGGGGAGGAGCAATATATTGTGCTGTGGGACCCTTCCGGCCTGTCTTCTGAAAAGCTGGTGTTACCGCTGAATTTTTTCTATCTGTTTCAGTTTTTTGATGGGGACCATTCTCTGGAACAGGTTGGTGCTGAATATCTTAAAAAGTATGGCGAATTTATGATGCCGGATCGTCTCACAAAATTGGTGAGCGACCTGGACGAGAAATTATTCTTGGAAGGTGATCGACTGAAACAGGTTCAGGCGCAAGCCTTTGAGGCCTATCGAAAACTTGATGCGAGGCCGATGGGGTTTGCCGGGAAACAATATGAGGCCGATCCGGCAAAACTGCGGGCGCAGATCGACGGGTTTTATGCCTCAAAGGAAGGACCGGAAAAAGGAAAAGCAGAATGTGCCGGTCAGATGATTAGAGGTCTGGTCGCCCCAAATTTTGAATTGAAAGATGCCGGGCCCATCTACGCATGGGGCTATCAGGAATTACGGGAAGGTCAGGTCCCCGATGTGTTGGTGTTGATCGGTACCTGCCATGCGGGTCTCGAAGGGGGAGTGGCCTTTACGGATAAAGATTTTGAAACGCCGTTTGGGACAGTGCCGGTTAATCGAACGATTATCGACTTGATCCGCAAAGAAACCGGTGAGACATTTTTTGTGGAAGATATTGCCCATCTCCGTGAGCATAGTCTGGAGTTGCAACTGCCGTTTATCAAACATGCGCTTGGTGAAGAGCGGGAAATTTCCATTGTGCCTATTCTTGTGGACTTTCCTGCGGATACGCTTACGGGCGGGGAGTATCAACAGCTCTTTCACCGCATTGATCAATTTCTCACGATTACCAAACGCGCGATTCAGGCCAGCGGGCAACAGGTGTGTGTCATTGGCAGCGCCAATTTAGCGCATATCGGAATTCGCTATGGAGACAAAACGCCCCCCACCGATTTTTCATTTCACCGATGTATGCAGATTGATCTTGAAATGTTGAAGAAGGTGGAAGAAGCTGATCCCGAAGGGTTTGCAGAGTTTATCTTGAAAGAGGGGAATCAGCGGCGCATTCTAGGGTTTTCCGTCATTTTTTCCCTGATGAAACTGCTCAAGCGTGATGGAGAGGATTTCAAAGGGCAGGTGCTACGCTATGATCGGGGGATTACCGATCAGTTTAATTCCACGGTGACATACGCCAGTATCGCGTTTGTCTAA
- a CDS encoding peptidylprolyl isomerase, protein MTTPSPLQFKKKNPKAIISTKFGDIEIRFFMDDAPRHVESFLNLINLKFYDDTTFHRVVPQFLIQGGDPLSKHPERELHGTGGPGFSLPPEPSDRPHRRGTVAMAKVPRNQDATRDISDSGSQFYIIVEDTSSLDRMYTVFGRVVKGMEVVDQIVDLPRDSRDNPLEPIRMKIRAEE, encoded by the coding sequence GTGACAACACCATCTCCCTTACAATTCAAAAAGAAAAATCCAAAAGCCATAATCTCCACGAAATTTGGAGATATTGAAATTCGCTTTTTTATGGATGACGCGCCTCGACATGTGGAAAGCTTCCTTAATCTCATCAACCTGAAATTTTATGATGACACGACCTTTCACCGGGTCGTCCCGCAATTCCTGATCCAGGGTGGCGACCCATTAAGCAAGCATCCAGAGCGGGAACTCCATGGCACCGGGGGACCGGGTTTTAGCCTTCCGCCCGAACCGAGTGATCGACCTCACCGTCGTGGAACAGTTGCCATGGCCAAGGTCCCACGAAATCAGGATGCCACCCGTGATATCTCCGATAGCGGATCGCAGTTCTATATCATCGTAGAAGACACCAGCAGTCTAGATCGCATGTATACGGTGTTTGGCAGGGTGGTGAAAGGAATGGAAGTGGTAGACCAGATTGTCGACTTGCCACGCGATAGCCGGGACAATCCGCTGGAACCCATACGGATGAAGATCAGAGCAGAAGAATAG
- a CDS encoding glycosyltransferase gives MTILILAVGSYGDVLPLVGMARQLRQRGHTVTVFTSAHFTELVQKAGVEFVPLGTAEDYDAMADNPALWHPHKGWRLIMKRLVSGALEETYGLLKSKVIKGNTLLVSSTLGFAARLIQETHHIPHATVHFSPGVFHSAHQAPKIPGLPLPDWLPVAFKHHMWKILDHTIIDPVVKSRLNRFRRQLGLPRVSRIFHDWLHSPDLVLGLFPEWFAAPQPDWPPGTHVTGFPLYDEAPDSVLPGIVQNFLDAHPEPLIYTPGSANKHGQAFFKEAAEASQKLGQPAIFLTRYPEQLPPSLPTGVTHFSYVPLSQLLPHAAAIIHHGGIGTCSQALRAGTPQLIQPLAFDQFDNAARVEKLGVGRMIRKRNFKASKIVHHLQTLLGSSEVKTQCQSLQKNFLENDDLSRSCHLLETTFRMV, from the coding sequence ATGACTATTCTTATCCTGGCAGTGGGGAGTTACGGGGATGTGCTGCCCTTGGTGGGTATGGCCCGACAGCTCCGGCAGCGCGGGCATACGGTCACGGTCTTCACCAGTGCCCATTTCACAGAGCTTGTTCAAAAAGCGGGAGTGGAGTTTGTCCCCCTGGGAACGGCCGAGGATTATGACGCCATGGCCGATAATCCCGCGTTATGGCATCCTCACAAAGGCTGGCGACTCATCATGAAGCGGCTGGTCTCCGGCGCCCTGGAAGAAACCTATGGTCTCCTCAAGTCAAAAGTCATCAAAGGAAACACCCTGTTGGTGAGTTCCACCTTGGGATTTGCCGCTCGTCTCATTCAAGAAACCCACCATATTCCGCATGCCACGGTCCATTTTTCGCCGGGCGTCTTTCACTCAGCCCACCAAGCCCCGAAAATTCCCGGCCTGCCACTTCCGGATTGGTTGCCCGTTGCATTCAAACACCACATGTGGAAAATTCTGGATCACACAATCATCGATCCTGTGGTGAAATCTCGGCTGAATCGTTTTCGCCGCCAGCTCGGCTTACCGAGAGTGTCGCGGATCTTCCACGACTGGCTGCATTCACCCGATCTGGTCTTAGGGCTCTTCCCTGAGTGGTTTGCCGCTCCTCAGCCTGACTGGCCTCCAGGAACACATGTCACTGGGTTTCCTCTCTATGATGAAGCTCCGGACAGCGTCCTCCCCGGAATCGTCCAGAATTTCTTGGATGCACACCCGGAACCATTGATCTATACCCCAGGCTCGGCCAATAAACATGGACAAGCCTTTTTCAAGGAGGCGGCCGAAGCCAGCCAGAAATTGGGACAACCGGCGATTTTTCTGACGCGGTATCCGGAACAACTTCCCCCTTCCCTCCCGACGGGAGTGACGCACTTTTCCTATGTGCCCCTTAGTCAACTCCTCCCGCATGCGGCTGCCATCATCCACCATGGAGGCATCGGCACCTGCTCCCAAGCCTTACGGGCAGGAACCCCGCAACTGATTCAACCCCTGGCGTTTGACCAATTTGATAATGCGGCTCGTGTGGAAAAATTAGGAGTGGGTAGGATGATTCGAAAACGAAACTTTAAAGCTTCCAAAATCGTGCATCATCTCCAGACCCTGCTCGGCTCTTCTGAGGTGAAAACGCAATGCCAGAGCCTACAAAAAAATTTCCTGGAAAATGATGATCTCAGTAGAAGTTGTCATCTGCTCGAAACAACTTTCAGAATGGTATGA
- a CDS encoding DUF898 family protein, with protein MNHQRFDFRGTGFSCLWLFVWTWVVTVITFGLFFPWAYSAQQRWISEHTFIGNRQLAFQGTGIGFFGTWLLIMVLTIITFGLYMPWGFCRLKRWQTNNLAFADEEFQG; from the coding sequence ATGAATCACCAGCGTTTTGATTTTCGCGGAACAGGTTTCAGTTGTTTATGGTTATTTGTCTGGACGTGGGTGGTGACGGTAATCACCTTTGGTTTATTTTTTCCATGGGCCTATTCCGCTCAACAGCGGTGGATATCGGAACATACCTTCATCGGTAATCGCCAGCTCGCCTTTCAGGGAACAGGAATTGGATTTTTTGGGACCTGGCTCCTGATCATGGTGCTCACGATCATTACCTTCGGACTCTATATGCCTTGGGGCTTTTGCCGGTTAAAACGATGGCAGACCAATAATCTCGCCTTTGCAGATGAGGAATTCCAAGGGTAA